The following proteins are encoded in a genomic region of Bradyrhizobium sp. SK17:
- a CDS encoding transglutaminase family protein produces MPLLTINHKTVYRYARPVAFGEHRLMLRPRDGHDLCVLDSALVIDPMPMSLRWIHDVFGNSVAIATFDERADTLSFVSTATVEHNPADRFALTPDDPAYFYPFLYDDEEFPDLQQFITPQYGDPNGELSAWARRFLDGEPPTLTFKILSDMTHGIREAFSYRKRYEQGTQHPLDTLRTRSGTCRDYALFMIEALRRLGIAARFVSGYLAMPPGSAHGYVGGGSTHAWVQVYLPSAGWIEFDPTNGIVGTRDLIRVAVARDPRQAIPLHGVYLGAADAYLGMDVDIKVVSVGEEAERETA; encoded by the coding sequence ATGCCGCTGCTGACCATCAATCACAAGACCGTTTATCGCTACGCCCGTCCGGTGGCGTTCGGCGAACACCGCCTCATGCTGCGCCCGCGCGACGGCCATGACCTATGCGTGCTCGACAGCGCGCTGGTCATCGACCCGATGCCGATGTCGCTGCGCTGGATCCATGACGTGTTCGGCAACAGCGTCGCGATCGCGACCTTCGACGAACGCGCCGATACGCTGTCGTTCGTCTCGACGGCGACCGTCGAGCACAATCCGGCCGACAGGTTCGCGCTGACGCCCGACGACCCGGCCTATTTCTATCCGTTTCTCTACGACGATGAGGAATTCCCCGATCTACAGCAGTTCATCACGCCGCAATATGGCGACCCGAACGGTGAGCTGTCGGCCTGGGCACGGCGCTTCCTCGACGGCGAGCCGCCGACACTGACGTTCAAGATCCTCAGCGACATGACCCATGGCATCCGCGAGGCGTTCAGCTATCGCAAGCGCTACGAGCAGGGCACCCAGCATCCGCTCGACACGCTGCGGACGCGGTCCGGCACCTGCCGCGACTATGCGCTGTTCATGATCGAGGCGCTGCGCCGGCTCGGCATCGCCGCGCGCTTCGTCTCCGGCTATCTCGCGATGCCTCCCGGCAGCGCGCATGGCTATGTCGGCGGCGGCTCGACCCACGCCTGGGTGCAGGTCTATCTGCCGAGCGCGGGCTGGATCGAGTTCGATCCGACCAACGGCATCGTCGGCACCCGCGATCTGATCCGCGTCGCGGTGGCGCGCGATCCGCGCCAGGCGATCCCGCTGCACGGCGTCTATCTCGGCGCGGCGGACGCCTATCTCGGCATGGACGTCGACATCAAGGTGGTGTCGGTCGGCGAGGAAGCGGAACGGGAGACAGCCTGA
- a CDS encoding N-formylglutamate amidohydrolase: MNHAGGPSVLLANTDVSPVLEHNPGGRSPFLFTCDHFGRLIPSPLGDLGLPESELVRHIAWDIGIAGVAKQLSDRLDVHLIAQRYSRLVIDCNRPPHVASSIPLISEATTVPGNEGLSRDAAELRRAQIFDPYHARIDEIIDARARQGMPTVLVSLHSFTPIYAGIARPWHIGTLYHRDTMLPPLLLKHLRAEGDLVVGDNEPYAVSDETDYTIPVHGEKRGLMNSGIEIRQDLISDQAGETAWAERLARILGEIETTLRAEALI; encoded by the coding sequence GTGAATCACGCCGGTGGTCCCTCCGTTCTGCTCGCGAACACCGACGTTTCACCGGTTCTTGAACACAATCCCGGCGGCCGGTCGCCGTTCCTATTCACCTGCGATCATTTTGGCAGGCTGATTCCCTCCCCGCTCGGCGACCTCGGCCTGCCCGAAAGCGAGCTCGTGCGCCACATCGCCTGGGACATCGGCATCGCCGGCGTCGCCAAACAGCTCTCCGACCGGCTCGACGTGCACCTGATCGCGCAGCGCTACTCGCGCCTCGTGATCGACTGCAACCGCCCACCGCATGTCGCAAGCTCGATCCCGCTGATCAGCGAAGCCACCACGGTGCCGGGCAATGAGGGCCTGTCGCGCGACGCCGCCGAGTTGCGCCGCGCCCAGATCTTCGATCCCTATCACGCCCGCATCGACGAGATCATCGACGCGCGCGCGCGTCAGGGCATGCCGACCGTGCTGGTGTCGCTGCACAGCTTCACGCCGATCTACGCCGGCATCGCTCGTCCCTGGCACATCGGCACGCTCTACCATCGCGACACGATGTTGCCGCCGCTGCTGCTGAAGCATCTGCGCGCGGAGGGCGATCTCGTGGTCGGCGACAACGAGCCCTATGCGGTCAGCGACGAGACCGACTACACGATCCCGGTGCACGGCGAGAAGCGCGGCCTGATGAATTCCGGCATCGAGATCCGGCAGGACCTGATCTCCGACCAGGCCGGCGAGACGGCATGGGCCGAACGGCTGGCGCGCATCCTCGGCGAGATCGAGACGACGCTGCGCGCCGAAGCTCTGATCTAG
- a CDS encoding PepSY domain-containing protein, with protein MLLLCVTGLPLIFHDEIDDLLHSQVKAADVPPGTPPANLDHLLANALAQTPGQVPHFLIWDRDDPNAMFVSVGPTIDADPSNNRLIRMDSHTGAYLDAPDVTGRFTYIMLKLHTDMFAGLPGKLFLGLMGILFCVAIISGIVVYAPSMRKLRFGAYRAQRTRVVRWLDVHNLAGILLVAWTLVVGFTGVINTWADLVVKMWQFGQLAEMTAQYKDRPVPAKLTSLNSAVEVATHAVPGMTPSFVAFPGTLFSSKSHYAVFLRGDTPLTSRLLKPALIDAETGKLTDTRDMPWYVTTLFVSQPLHFGDYGGMPLKIIWALLDILTIFILVTGVYLWLRRRKAGVSQERAIANAASIENPALTS; from the coding sequence ATGCTGCTCCTGTGCGTCACGGGCCTGCCGTTGATCTTCCACGACGAGATCGACGACCTCCTGCACAGCCAGGTCAAGGCCGCCGACGTGCCTCCCGGCACGCCGCCGGCCAATCTGGACCATCTGCTCGCCAACGCGTTGGCGCAGACGCCGGGTCAGGTACCGCACTTCCTGATCTGGGATCGCGACGATCCCAACGCCATGTTCGTCAGCGTCGGTCCGACGATCGACGCCGATCCGAGCAACAATCGCCTGATCCGCATGGATAGCCATACCGGAGCCTACCTCGACGCGCCCGACGTCACCGGCCGCTTCACCTACATCATGCTGAAGCTGCACACCGACATGTTCGCGGGTCTGCCCGGCAAGCTGTTCCTCGGATTGATGGGGATCCTGTTCTGCGTCGCGATCATCTCCGGGATCGTCGTCTATGCGCCGTCGATGCGGAAGCTGCGGTTTGGCGCCTACCGCGCGCAGCGGACCCGGGTCGTGCGCTGGCTCGACGTGCACAATCTCGCGGGCATCCTGCTCGTCGCCTGGACGCTGGTCGTGGGTTTCACCGGCGTGATCAACACCTGGGCCGATCTCGTGGTCAAGATGTGGCAGTTCGGCCAACTCGCGGAAATGACCGCGCAGTACAAGGATCGGCCGGTGCCCGCCAAGCTGACCTCGCTGAACTCCGCCGTCGAGGTGGCGACGCACGCCGTACCGGGAATGACGCCGAGCTTCGTCGCCTTCCCGGGAACCCTGTTCAGCAGCAAGAGCCACTACGCTGTGTTCCTGCGTGGCGATACGCCGCTGACCTCGCGGCTGCTCAAGCCGGCGCTGATCGATGCCGAGACCGGCAAGCTGACCGACACGAGGGATATGCCGTGGTATGTGACGACGTTGTTCGTCTCGCAGCCGCTGCATTTCGGCGACTATGGCGGCATGCCGCTCAAGATCATCTGGGCGCTGCTCGACATCCTGACCATCTTCATCCTGGTCACCGGCGTGTATCTGTGGCTGCGCCGCCGCAAAGCGGGGGTGAGCCAGGAGCGCGCCATCGCCAACGCCGCGTCGATCGAAAATCCCGCACTCACCTCGTGA
- a CDS encoding TonB-dependent siderophore receptor, with translation MACSGLFVLSVVMPREGVAQSALPPVTVEAPKQQQQARRTQPARRSARAARTGSRATANRAPAQAQSAPPRGAGSIGERGNGPVTGYLASQSVTATKTDSPVLTTPQSISIVTKDQIEAQGAQNITEALRYTPGVTIESFGANAFFDEFKLRGFTAPRYLDGLRLPTDATTFAVPRIETYGLERVEVLKGPSSGLYGQSDPGGLLNMVSKRPTDTPHYEVEGSFGSFDRFQGAFDIGGPVDKNGQVLYRIVGLGRDSNSQTNYVQDNKLFIAPSLTWRPTSDTSFTILSQYQKVDNKGYQQYVPGQVSFLPNPNGHIPYGRYLGEPGLDGYHLEQFAVGYAFEHRFDNIFQFRQNLRYTEVSNDLASVRTEGMVTDRLVARTYNYVKANAANVALDNQLQADFATGPLVHKVLAGVDYFDLWARTDYRTTPIAPIDAYNPVYGAAVPSFNALPSFILRDDKQSQVGAYIQDQVKLDRWTLTMSGRQDWVSSGFNSLAFYPPPGHYSRDDSAQTGRVGLNYLFDVGLSPYISYSTSFTPNLGADSAGRSFRPTTGEGGEVGVKFKPNGSNFMVTAAVFDIRQQDVLTADPANPIFNVQTDAVRVRGFELELKGNLTRELEITAGYTHLDPRVTTSIAGYAGKYMMNTARDQGSIWGKYTWYDGALAGLGLGLGVRYVGETYGDNFNTFVIPSYALLDAAVSYDFAYLRPDWKGWKAQVNVTNLTDHFYVASCLTGLPYCGLGNGRTVLGTMKYTWN, from the coding sequence ATGGCCTGCAGCGGTTTGTTTGTGTTGAGTGTCGTGATGCCGCGTGAAGGCGTGGCGCAGTCGGCCTTGCCTCCGGTGACGGTGGAGGCGCCGAAGCAACAGCAGCAGGCGCGGCGTACGCAGCCGGCGCGCCGATCGGCACGGGCTGCGCGGACCGGTTCGCGCGCCACCGCGAACCGGGCACCCGCGCAGGCGCAGAGCGCTCCGCCACGCGGTGCCGGCTCCATCGGAGAGCGCGGCAATGGGCCGGTCACCGGCTATCTCGCAAGCCAGAGCGTCACCGCAACCAAGACCGACAGCCCGGTCCTTACTACGCCGCAGTCGATCTCGATCGTCACCAAGGACCAGATCGAGGCGCAGGGCGCGCAGAACATCACCGAAGCGCTGCGCTACACACCCGGCGTTACGATCGAGAGCTTTGGCGCCAACGCCTTTTTCGACGAGTTCAAGCTGCGCGGCTTCACTGCGCCGCGCTATCTGGACGGCTTGCGGCTCCCCACGGATGCGACGACATTCGCGGTGCCACGGATCGAGACCTACGGGCTCGAGCGGGTCGAGGTCTTGAAGGGCCCATCGTCCGGTCTTTACGGGCAGTCGGATCCCGGCGGCCTGCTCAACATGGTCAGCAAGCGGCCGACCGATACCCCGCACTATGAAGTCGAGGGCAGCTTCGGTTCGTTCGATCGCTTCCAGGGCGCCTTCGATATCGGTGGTCCGGTCGACAAGAACGGCCAGGTCCTCTACCGCATCGTCGGCCTTGGCCGTGACAGCAACAGTCAGACCAACTACGTCCAGGACAACAAGCTGTTCATTGCGCCGAGCTTGACCTGGCGCCCGACCTCCGACACCAGCTTCACGATCCTCTCGCAGTATCAGAAGGTCGACAACAAGGGTTATCAGCAATATGTGCCCGGACAGGTGTCGTTCCTGCCCAACCCCAACGGCCATATTCCCTATGGCCGGTACCTCGGCGAGCCCGGATTGGATGGCTACCATCTCGAGCAGTTCGCGGTCGGCTACGCGTTCGAGCACCGCTTCGACAACATTTTCCAGTTCCGGCAGAATCTCCGCTACACAGAGGTCAGCAATGACCTGGCGTCGGTGCGGACCGAAGGCATGGTGACGGACCGACTGGTCGCGCGCACCTACAATTACGTCAAGGCCAATGCCGCCAACGTTGCGCTCGACAATCAGTTGCAGGCGGACTTTGCCACCGGGCCGCTGGTCCACAAGGTGCTGGCCGGCGTCGACTACTTCGATCTGTGGGCTCGCACGGACTATCGCACCACGCCGATCGCGCCGATCGACGCCTATAATCCGGTCTATGGCGCCGCCGTGCCGTCCTTCAACGCGCTACCTTCGTTCATCCTGCGCGACGACAAGCAATCGCAGGTGGGGGCCTACATACAGGACCAGGTCAAGCTCGATCGCTGGACGTTGACGATGAGCGGTCGCCAGGACTGGGTGAGTTCCGGCTTCAACAGTCTGGCGTTCTATCCGCCGCCCGGCCACTATTCGCGCGATGACTCGGCACAAACCGGTCGCGTCGGCCTGAACTACCTGTTCGATGTCGGCCTGTCGCCCTACATCAGTTATTCGACATCATTCACCCCGAATCTCGGCGCCGATAGCGCCGGCCGCTCTTTCAGGCCGACGACGGGCGAGGGGGGCGAGGTCGGCGTCAAGTTCAAGCCGAACGGCTCGAACTTCATGGTGACGGCGGCGGTGTTCGACATCCGTCAGCAGGACGTGCTGACCGCGGATCCGGCAAATCCGATCTTCAACGTACAGACCGATGCCGTGCGCGTACGCGGCTTCGAGCTCGAGTTGAAGGGCAATCTGACCCGGGAGCTCGAAATCACGGCGGGTTACACCCATCTCGATCCGCGCGTGACCACGAGCATCGCCGGCTATGCCGGCAAGTACATGATGAACACGGCGAGGGATCAGGGTTCGATCTGGGGCAAGTATACCTGGTACGACGGCGCGCTTGCGGGCCTTGGACTCGGCCTCGGCGTGCGCTATGTCGGTGAGACCTACGGCGACAACTTCAACACCTTCGTCATACCCTCCTATGCGTTGCTCGACGCGGCCGTCAGCTACGACTTCGCCTATCTCAGGCCAGACTGGAAGGGTTGGAAGGCCCAGGTCAACGTGACCAATTTGACCGACCATTTCTATGTGGCGTCCTGCTTGACCGGCCTGCCCTATTGCGGTCTCGGCAACGGCCGGACGGTGCTGGGCACGATGAAGTACACTTGGAACTAG
- a CDS encoding TetR/AcrR family transcriptional regulator: MGPKDRILDATMLVFRRHGFRRSSIEQVAEAAGLTRQALYHHFESKEALFRAVIERVHEAAIAAEDAAVTEAETAGGDLGDILAAGMTARMSTMIGSLDGSPHLEELYSEHLVHARDLYQTYAARYAERMVATISRIVRTQQLALPQQLSPAEFARLVEMAMYAAKSQYPAMQPAEAFLKDMAVMVRTLCAGAKPKSESKSAPKSHKPPVTKAALRKKPTRRTTGGHP, from the coding sequence ATGGGACCGAAAGACCGTATTCTCGATGCCACCATGCTGGTGTTCCGCCGGCACGGCTTCCGCCGCTCCTCGATCGAGCAGGTCGCCGAAGCGGCCGGGCTGACGCGGCAGGCGCTCTATCATCATTTCGAATCCAAGGAAGCGCTGTTCCGCGCCGTGATCGAGCGCGTGCATGAGGCTGCGATCGCGGCCGAGGACGCGGCCGTTACCGAGGCTGAGACGGCCGGCGGCGATCTCGGCGATATCCTGGCCGCGGGCATGACCGCGCGGATGTCGACCATGATCGGATCGCTGGACGGCTCGCCGCATCTCGAGGAGCTGTATTCCGAGCACCTCGTGCACGCGCGCGACCTCTACCAGACCTATGCCGCGCGCTATGCGGAGCGCATGGTCGCGACCATCTCGCGGATCGTGCGCACGCAGCAGCTCGCGCTGCCGCAGCAGCTTTCGCCGGCCGAATTTGCCCGGCTGGTCGAAATGGCGATGTACGCCGCGAAGTCGCAATACCCGGCGATGCAGCCGGCCGAGGCGTTCCTGAAGGACATGGCGGTGATGGTGCGGACGCTCTGCGCGGGCGCCAAACCGAAATCGGAATCAAAATCCGCGCCGAAATCGCACAAGCCGCCCGTCACGAAGGCGGCGCTCCGGAAAAAGCCGACACGCAGGACGACTGGAGGACATCCATGA
- a CDS encoding molybdopterin-dependent oxidoreductase — MTTTTINGRAASLPDDPDALLIEVVRDQLKLTGTKLVCGGGVCGACTVLVDGAPVASCLMPAHAASGKSVTTVEGIGAAQLHPVQKAFMAHDALQCGFCTPGFIVEATAFCDRWRATRGTAVPTREEIGAALSGHLCRCGAYDGIFRAVADACAGRFDGDNIAAPRIEARDKVTGAAKYTVDINHDGQLEGLILRSREAHARIATLDLAPARALAGVTAVSLIGDDRIVRYVGEPIAAVAAKDRKTALAALAAIKLTSERLPAVIGLDAGRRDDAPVVFDRASRKRAGNVSEAAGGPAPWKQNIRGPTAVFSTRAKKARNWVDEARQASNKLLVEATFRTATQQHACLEPHAAVARFDGDRLTLHASTQQVFHLKEQIAKRYKLEHDKVRVIADHVGGGFGSKASLGVETIAAIELAREAKAPVRVVYDRHEELSVAGYRPAAELKVALLPSERGALKALSVTAHADTGAATNSTIAGLARLIYPAEAKDLSDFDVISNLPPGAAFRGPGGPPMAFAVEQAIDEAALRLKVDPIALRKRWDPDPNRQRLYDWASGLEVWRSRKPQQNGRYRRGIGMATGYWLYLWQPNVKVEVAVKGGRIVASTATQDIGTGTRSVLADTIAREFDLEPADIDVRIGDSALPEGPGSGGSRVTASVLPPTILAVRKLKAAMLEQATRKPAPGSNAPWRELIARSPDIAVTETRGEDGKNTAPGIRSPLREVGLIGMVFGWMMRRFSNIAVGAGVPSSVQVIEVEVDTWLGHVRVLNVHTGIAVGKIAAPALARSQACGAVIQGLGYALYEARELDPTNGDVLTAGMEDYRIPGIADTPEIDVHFDEAGFDHVLGNSVGIGEASTVPTSAAVANAIHDAIGIRLTEIPIRPDRIVAALKGRTAA; from the coding sequence ATGACCACGACGACCATCAACGGCCGCGCGGCTTCCCTGCCCGACGATCCCGACGCGCTGCTGATCGAGGTGGTGCGCGACCAGCTCAAGCTCACCGGCACCAAGCTCGTGTGCGGTGGCGGCGTCTGCGGCGCCTGCACCGTGCTGGTCGATGGCGCGCCGGTCGCAAGCTGCCTGATGCCGGCGCATGCCGCCTCCGGAAAATCGGTGACGACGGTGGAGGGCATCGGCGCGGCCCAGCTGCATCCGGTGCAGAAGGCATTCATGGCGCATGACGCCCTGCAATGCGGCTTCTGCACGCCGGGCTTCATCGTGGAAGCCACCGCGTTCTGCGACCGCTGGCGCGCGACCAGGGGAACGGCGGTGCCGACGCGCGAGGAGATCGGCGCGGCGCTGTCGGGCCATCTCTGCCGCTGTGGCGCCTATGACGGGATTTTCCGCGCGGTCGCCGATGCATGCGCCGGCCGGTTCGACGGCGACAATATCGCAGCGCCCCGCATCGAGGCGCGCGACAAGGTGACGGGCGCGGCGAAATACACCGTCGACATCAATCACGACGGCCAGCTCGAAGGCCTGATCCTGCGCTCGCGCGAGGCCCATGCGCGGATCGCCACGCTCGATCTTGCGCCGGCGCGCGCGCTGGCCGGCGTCACCGCGGTGTCGTTGATCGGCGACGACCGGATCGTGCGCTATGTCGGCGAGCCGATCGCGGCGGTCGCGGCGAAAGACCGCAAGACGGCGCTTGCCGCGCTGGCCGCAATCAAGCTGACCAGCGAACGCCTGCCCGCGGTGATCGGGCTCGACGCCGGCCGCAGAGACGACGCGCCCGTGGTGTTCGACCGCGCGAGCCGGAAGCGGGCCGGCAACGTGTCGGAGGCCGCCGGCGGACCGGCACCATGGAAGCAGAACATCCGCGGACCGACCGCGGTGTTCTCGACCCGCGCCAAGAAGGCCCGCAACTGGGTCGATGAGGCGCGCCAGGCGAGCAACAAGCTGCTGGTCGAAGCCACCTTCCGCACCGCCACGCAGCAACATGCCTGTCTCGAGCCGCACGCCGCGGTGGCGCGCTTCGACGGCGACCGGCTGACCCTGCACGCCTCGACCCAGCAGGTGTTTCACCTCAAGGAGCAGATCGCCAAGCGCTACAAGCTCGAGCACGACAAGGTCCGCGTGATTGCCGATCACGTCGGCGGCGGCTTCGGATCGAAGGCAAGCCTCGGCGTGGAGACGATTGCCGCGATCGAGCTGGCGCGCGAGGCGAAAGCCCCGGTGCGCGTGGTCTACGACCGGCATGAAGAGCTCTCGGTCGCCGGCTATCGACCGGCCGCGGAATTGAAGGTCGCGCTGCTGCCCTCCGAGCGGGGCGCGCTGAAGGCGCTCTCCGTCACCGCCCATGCCGATACGGGCGCTGCCACCAACTCGACGATCGCGGGCCTCGCGCGGCTGATCTATCCGGCCGAGGCGAAGGACCTGTCGGATTTCGACGTCATCAGCAACCTGCCGCCCGGCGCCGCCTTCCGCGGCCCCGGCGGCCCGCCAATGGCCTTCGCGGTCGAGCAGGCAATCGACGAGGCCGCGCTGCGGCTCAAGGTCGACCCGATCGCGCTGCGCAAGCGCTGGGATCCCGATCCCAACCGGCAGCGGCTGTACGATTGGGCCTCCGGGCTCGAGGTGTGGCGCAGCCGCAAGCCACAGCAGAACGGGCGCTATCGCCGCGGCATCGGGATGGCGACCGGCTACTGGCTGTATCTCTGGCAGCCCAATGTGAAGGTCGAGGTCGCGGTCAAGGGCGGCCGCATCGTCGCCAGCACCGCGACGCAGGACATCGGCACCGGCACCCGCAGCGTGCTCGCCGACACCATCGCGCGCGAGTTCGATCTCGAACCTGCCGACATCGACGTGCGGATCGGTGATTCCGCGCTGCCCGAAGGGCCGGGCTCCGGCGGCAGCCGCGTCACCGCCTCGGTGCTGCCGCCGACGATCCTTGCCGTCCGGAAACTCAAAGCCGCGATGCTCGAACAGGCGACGCGAAAGCCCGCGCCCGGCTCCAACGCGCCGTGGCGCGAGCTGATCGCGCGCTCGCCCGACATCGCGGTGACCGAGACGCGTGGCGAGGACGGCAAGAACACCGCGCCCGGCATCCGCTCGCCGCTGCGCGAGGTCGGCCTGATCGGCATGGTGTTCGGCTGGATGATGCGCCGCTTCTCCAACATCGCGGTCGGCGCCGGCGTGCCGAGCTCGGTGCAGGTGATCGAGGTCGAGGTCGACACCTGGCTCGGCCATGTCCGCGTGCTCAACGTGCATACCGGCATCGCGGTCGGAAAGATCGCGGCGCCCGCGCTGGCACGCAGCCAGGCCTGCGGCGCCGTGATCCAGGGCCTCGGCTATGCGCTCTACGAGGCGCGCGAGCTCGATCCGACCAATGGCGACGTGCTGACCGCGGGAATGGAGGATTATCGCATCCCCGGCATCGCCGA